A genome region from Tenrec ecaudatus isolate mTenEca1 unplaced genomic scaffold, mTenEca1.hap1 Scaffold_538, whole genome shotgun sequence includes the following:
- the LOC142436669 gene encoding translationally-controlled tumor protein-like, with the protein MIIYRDLISRDELFSDVYKIWEITGGLCLEVEGTMVRRAQGHIYDALIGGNASAEGPEGDGPEHKVVTDVDIVMNHHLQETSFTKEAYKRYIKDYMKSLKGKLEERKPERMKPFMTGAAEQIKHILANFKKYQFFQGENTIPDGMVALLDYREGGGTPYMIFFKDGLEMEKC; encoded by the coding sequence ATGATCATCTACCGGGACCTCATCAGCCGAGATGAGCTGTTCTCTGACGTGTACAAGATCTGGGAGATCACGGgcgggctgtgtctggaagtggagggCACCATGGTCCGCAGGGCCCAAGGCCACATCTATGACGCGCTCATCGGCGGTAACGCATCCGCCGAAGGCCCCGAGGGCGACGGGCCCGAGCACAAGGTGGTCACCGACGTGGACATCgtcatgaaccatcacttgcaggaGACCAGCTTCACCAAGGAGGCCTACAAGAGGtacatcaaggactacatgaaatccCTCAAAGGCAAGCTGGAGGAGCGGAAGCCGGAACGCATGAAGCCCTTTATGACCGGGGCTGCCGAGCAGATCAAGCACATCCTCGCCAATTTCAAGAAGTACCAGTTCTTTCAGGGCGAGAACACGATTCCCGACGGCATGGTGGCCCTGCTGGACTACCGTGAGGGCGGCGGGACCCCGTACATGATCTTCTTCAAGGACGGCTTAGagatggagaagtgctga